A DNA window from Bacteroides cellulosilyticus contains the following coding sequences:
- a CDS encoding N-acetylmuramoyl-L-alanine amidase-like domain-containing protein, translating to MKTMITLLFSALCVATVSAQTDEKDNAMLNNGINFLDIPYVAHTLEVTDGEEELIINCDEVDCTTFVEYTLAMALSPTEDGQVAEGDFATNLQKIRYRDGKINGYPSRLHYIADWVNNGVRNGFLEDVTTAYSPYTQKVSLSYMSSHPEQYKQLNNSPENVAKMKEIEKSLNGQEFHYVPQDQLPFNGLPWIKNGDIIAITTNTPGLDVAHMGIAFYIDGKLCLLHASSKEKKVVVSKVALGQMLQSNDNWTGIRVLRMKK from the coding sequence ATGAAAACAATGATTACACTCCTGTTCAGTGCGCTTTGTGTAGCTACTGTCAGCGCTCAGACAGACGAAAAAGACAACGCCATGCTGAACAATGGAATAAATTTTCTGGATATTCCTTACGTAGCACATACGTTGGAAGTTACTGATGGTGAAGAAGAACTTATCATCAATTGTGATGAAGTAGACTGCACCACTTTTGTAGAATATACTCTTGCTATGGCTCTCTCTCCTACCGAAGACGGACAGGTAGCTGAAGGAGATTTCGCTACCAATCTGCAGAAGATCCGCTACCGTGATGGAAAAATCAACGGTTATCCTTCACGCCTGCACTACATTGCAGACTGGGTAAACAATGGTGTTCGCAACGGTTTCCTGGAAGACGTAACAACAGCTTACAGCCCATACACCCAGAAAGTTTCTCTTTCCTACATGTCTTCTCATCCGGAACAGTATAAGCAGTTGAATAATTCTCCGGAGAATGTAGCAAAAATGAAAGAGATCGAGAAGTCATTGAATGGTCAGGAATTTCATTATGTTCCCCAGGATCAGTTGCCGTTCAACGGTCTGCCTTGGATTAAGAATGGAGATATTATTGCCATTACGACTAATACTCCGGGATTGGATGTAGCTCACATGGGCATTGCTTTCTATATTGATGGTAAACTTTGTTTGTTGCATGCCTCTTCTAAAGAGAAGAAAGTGGTGGTTTCTAAGGTTGCTCTGGGACAGATGTTGCAAAGCAATGATAATTGGACGGGAATTAGAGTGCTGAGAATGAAGAAGTAA
- a CDS encoding glycoside hydrolase family 2 TIM barrel-domain containing protein, translating into MKKLTFITCLALLPLALQAQEDRYDQLTNPKLTSINKEAPRSTFTSYDSEENAIINDRTNGASRLSLNGKWKFNYVENFADRPTDFMNVRTEVNRWPDINVPGNWELQGFGTPIYVNQPYEFCSKGYEPYWDKPNPPYVPKDWNPTGTYRRDFVVGNDWDGKEIFLSADGVRGAAFYYMNGKFVGMSKDAKTPARFNVTAMVKKGKNMIAIQVHRFSDANYLECQDFWRISGIERDIYLYATPKIHIADFKVETPLDPYYKDGILQLKVKLTNESDIKSPYVVSYRLLDDQDQQVTQSSTRVEGDQTEVEFTKKTLRGVKHWTAETPNLYTLVISLKRTNGEVIEATSCKVGFRTIEIKDKQLLVNGVPILVKGVNVHEHNEYTGHYVPEDLMIKDFELWKKYNVNTVRTCHYPQQERFYELCDQYGMYVIDEANIESHGMGYNLNVGGTLGNNPLFMNAHLDRTMNMYERDKNHPSVIIWSLGNEAGNGLNFYVTYNTLKMLDSRPIQYERAGLEWNTDIYCPMYSSPQSIEKYAQNKEMTRPLILCEYAHAMGNSLGNFQDYWDVIEKYPILQGGCIWDWVDQGFAAKTSDGRKYWNYGGDYGDTGTPSDGNFCINGVVYPDRSIKPQTIEMGKVYQNIKFIKFDPQTCTVQIRNDFSFTDLNKYDFHYIVRDHGKEIYKGKMDNINAAPGKTATSAFLQGIPKEKNTTGDVRIEFYATIRKAEPFLPVGTVIAREQTYVHPFFKKEVVRMDPAKVDEVFSQVVFSGDDFKATFDKQSGLLTSYIYKKQEYIHNGQGPQPFFWRAPTDNDYGAKLPTRLKAWREASYQAPKAESFNVSKDGGKSIVKVTYRFPQVDAQWEITYKVFANGIIKVDNRFVAEGTETPMIPRVGLRMQLSETFNDLTYYGRGPEENYRDRRTSQFIGEYTTPIKDLYEPYIRPQENEHRTDIYWCALTTKQKAGLLFIADRTFELNASNYLLESLDSGETINNGAPRTNETNHRHLTDPQPVKQVDMFIDYRMMGVGGDNSWGAIAHEPYLIRPGVENAIEYGFSIVPFDKKADYKNLIYQY; encoded by the coding sequence ATGAAAAAACTGACTTTTATCACCTGTCTCGCATTGCTGCCCTTGGCCCTTCAGGCACAAGAGGACCGTTACGACCAGTTGACCAATCCGAAGTTGACCAGTATCAACAAAGAAGCTCCCCGAAGTACGTTCACTTCTTACGACAGTGAAGAGAACGCCATCATCAACGACCGGACGAACGGAGCCAGCCGCCTATCCCTCAACGGGAAATGGAAGTTCAACTATGTGGAGAACTTTGCCGACCGTCCTACCGACTTCATGAATGTGCGTACTGAGGTAAACCGTTGGCCGGACATCAATGTGCCGGGTAACTGGGAGTTACAGGGCTTCGGTACTCCGATCTACGTCAACCAGCCTTACGAGTTCTGTTCCAAGGGTTACGAACCTTATTGGGACAAGCCTAATCCGCCTTATGTACCCAAAGACTGGAATCCGACAGGTACGTATCGCCGTGATTTCGTTGTAGGTAATGACTGGGATGGAAAAGAAATCTTCCTTAGTGCAGATGGTGTGCGCGGTGCTGCTTTCTATTACATGAATGGCAAGTTTGTAGGTATGAGCAAGGATGCCAAAACTCCTGCCCGCTTCAACGTTACCGCCATGGTGAAAAAAGGCAAGAATATGATTGCCATTCAGGTACACCGTTTCTCGGATGCCAATTATCTGGAATGTCAGGACTTCTGGCGCATCAGCGGCATAGAGCGTGATATCTATCTCTATGCCACGCCCAAAATCCATATTGCAGACTTCAAGGTAGAGACTCCGCTGGATCCTTATTACAAGGACGGTATCCTGCAACTGAAAGTGAAGCTTACGAACGAAAGTGATATTAAGTCTCCTTATGTAGTTTCCTATCGTTTACTCGATGACCAGGATCAGCAAGTAACCCAATCCTCTACCCGTGTGGAAGGTGATCAGACCGAAGTAGAGTTCACGAAGAAAACCCTCCGTGGTGTAAAGCATTGGACAGCTGAAACGCCTAATCTTTATACACTCGTCATCAGCCTGAAACGCACCAATGGCGAAGTAATAGAAGCTACCAGTTGCAAGGTAGGTTTCCGTACGATAGAGATTAAGGATAAGCAACTGCTTGTGAACGGCGTGCCTATCCTTGTGAAAGGTGTGAATGTACACGAGCATAATGAATACACAGGACATTACGTTCCGGAAGATCTTATGATCAAGGATTTCGAACTCTGGAAAAAGTATAATGTGAACACCGTACGTACTTGCCACTACCCTCAACAGGAACGCTTCTACGAACTTTGCGACCAATATGGCATGTACGTAATTGATGAAGCAAACATTGAAAGCCACGGTATGGGTTATAACCTCAATGTAGGTGGTACTTTGGGTAACAATCCGTTATTCATGAATGCTCACCTCGACCGTACCATGAATATGTACGAACGCGATAAGAATCATCCGTCTGTAATCATCTGGTCACTGGGTAACGAAGCCGGAAACGGACTGAACTTCTACGTTACCTATAATACTCTGAAGATGCTCGATAGCCGTCCTATCCAGTACGAACGTGCCGGATTAGAATGGAATACGGATATTTATTGTCCGATGTACTCTTCTCCCCAATCTATTGAAAAGTATGCCCAGAATAAGGAAATGACTCGTCCGCTTATCCTGTGTGAATATGCTCATGCTATGGGTAATAGTCTTGGCAACTTCCAGGATTATTGGGATGTGATTGAGAAATATCCGATATTACAGGGTGGTTGCATCTGGGACTGGGTAGATCAAGGCTTTGCCGCCAAGACCAGTGACGGACGCAAATACTGGAATTATGGTGGTGACTACGGCGATACCGGAACTCCTTCCGATGGTAACTTCTGCATCAATGGCGTAGTTTATCCCGACCGCAGTATAAAGCCCCAGACTATTGAAATGGGTAAGGTTTATCAGAACATTAAATTCATTAAGTTCGACCCGCAAACCTGCACGGTGCAAATACGCAATGACTTCTCATTTACTGATCTGAATAAATATGATTTCCACTACATCGTTCGCGATCATGGAAAAGAAATTTATAAGGGCAAAATGGATAACATCAATGCTGCTCCGGGTAAGACGGCTACCAGCGCATTCCTGCAAGGTATTCCTAAAGAAAAGAATACTACGGGAGATGTACGCATCGAATTCTATGCAACCATACGTAAGGCAGAACCTTTCTTACCGGTTGGCACGGTAATCGCACGTGAACAAACTTATGTTCACCCGTTCTTTAAGAAAGAAGTGGTACGCATGGATCCCGCTAAAGTAGATGAAGTCTTTTCACAGGTTGTTTTCAGCGGTGATGATTTCAAGGCTACATTTGATAAACAAAGCGGCTTACTGACCTCTTATATCTATAAGAAACAAGAGTATATCCATAACGGTCAAGGTCCGCAACCTTTCTTCTGGCGTGCACCTACCGATAATGATTACGGAGCAAAACTTCCCACTCGCCTGAAAGCATGGCGCGAGGCCAGTTACCAGGCACCTAAGGCAGAATCGTTCAATGTTTCTAAAGATGGCGGCAAGTCCATTGTAAAGGTTACCTATCGTTTTCCGCAGGTAGATGCGCAGTGGGAAATTACCTATAAAGTCTTTGCCAATGGCATTATCAAAGTGGATAATCGCTTTGTAGCCGAAGGCACGGAAACTCCGATGATACCCCGTGTAGGTTTGCGTATGCAATTATCGGAAACATTCAATGATCTTACTTACTACGGTCGTGGTCCGGAAGAGAACTACCGTGATCGTCGCACTTCCCAGTTTATAGGAGAATATACTACTCCGATAAAGGACTTGTACGAACCCTACATCCGTCCGCAAGAAAATGAGCATCGTACGGATATTTACTGGTGTGCACTCACCACTAAGCAAAAAGCCGGTTTACTCTTCATAGCCGACCGTACGTTTGAACTGAATGCTTCCAACTATCTGCTTGAAAGTCTGGACAGCGGCGAAACGATCAACAATGGTGCTCCACGTACCAACGAAACGAATCATCGTCATCTCACCGATCCGCAACCAGTGAAGCAAGTAGACATGTTCATTGACTATCGTATGATGGGTGTAGGTGGTGATAATAGTTGGGGAGCTATAGCGCACGAACCGTATCTGATTCGTCCCGGTGTAGAAAACGCCATTGAATACGGCTTCTCCATCGTACCATTTGACAAAAAGGCGGATTACAAAAATTTAATCTATCAATATTAA
- a CDS encoding alpha/beta hydrolase, translating into MRTILFITALFMSTLLSAQKPVEIPLWPNGAPNTNGLTGDQEDLNGGRVANVVNPTITVYRPAKPNGMTILMCPGGGYARLAMNHEGHDMASWFNTQGITYAVLKYRMPNGNREVPLSDAEQAIRIIRQHAKEWGINPNQVGVMGASAGGHLAASLSTLYSSDETRPDFQILLYPVISMVPGITHGGSRNNLLGDNPTKELEDAYSLERRVSPRSPQAFIVLSADDGAVPPMNSIGYFLALNQQKVPVSMHIYPIGGHGWGFRDNFTYKRQWTEELEKWLRDGVKFEKK; encoded by the coding sequence ATGAGAACAATTTTATTCATTACAGCACTGTTTATGTCAACTCTGCTATCTGCTCAGAAGCCCGTTGAGATACCCTTGTGGCCCAACGGTGCTCCTAATACGAATGGCCTGACAGGAGATCAGGAAGATTTGAACGGCGGCCGTGTGGCCAATGTCGTTAATCCTACCATCACGGTTTATCGCCCGGCAAAGCCAAATGGCATGACTATCTTGATGTGTCCGGGCGGCGGATATGCCCGCCTGGCCATGAATCACGAAGGCCATGACATGGCATCCTGGTTCAACACACAGGGAATCACGTATGCCGTTTTGAAATATCGCATGCCGAACGGGAATCGCGAAGTGCCCCTCTCAGATGCAGAACAGGCTATCCGCATTATTCGCCAGCATGCCAAAGAATGGGGTATCAATCCGAATCAGGTAGGCGTTATGGGTGCATCGGCAGGAGGACACCTGGCCGCTTCTCTCTCTACACTTTACAGTAGTGATGAAACGCGTCCGGACTTTCAGATATTGCTTTATCCGGTCATCTCGATGGTACCGGGTATTACTCATGGAGGTTCGCGCAATAATCTTCTTGGTGATAACCCGACCAAAGAACTGGAAGATGCGTATTCTCTGGAACGTCGTGTATCTCCCCGCTCTCCGCAAGCTTTCATCGTACTTTCTGCTGATGATGGCGCTGTGCCGCCCATGAATAGTATCGGCTACTTCCTTGCTCTCAACCAACAGAAAGTTCCCGTATCCATGCACATCTACCCCATTGGCGGACATGGCTGGGGCTTCCGCGATAACTTCACTTACAAACGCCAGTGGACAGAAGAACTGGAGAAGTGGTTGCGTGACGGGGTGAAATTCGAGAAAAAATAA
- a CDS encoding OPT family oligopeptide transporter produces the protein MKQEEEKLTGLPENAFRELKPGEVYNPLMSPDKKYPEVNLWSVLWGIAMAILFSAAAAYLGLKVGQVFEAAIPIAIIAVGVSGAAKRKNALGENVIIQSIGASSGVIVAGAIFTLPALYILQETYPEEITVTFTQVFISSLLGGVLGILFLIPFRKYFVSDMHGKYPFPEATATTQVLVSGEKGGSQAKPLLLAGIIGGLYDFIVATFGWWNENFTTRVCGFGEMLADKAKLVFKVNTGAAVLGLGYIVGLKYASIICAGSLAVWWIIIPGMSMIWGDSVLNQWNPSIVATVGSMAPEEIFNYYAKSIGIGGIAMAGIIGIIKSWGIIKSAVGLAAKEMGGKSNVEASMKRTQRDISMKIIAIGSIITLLLVFLFFYFDVMQGSLLHTVVAILLVAGIAFLFTTVAANAIAIVGTNPVSGMTLMTLILASVVMVSVGLKGPEGMVAALVMGGVVCTALSMAGGFITDLKIGYWLGSTPAKQEAWKFLGTIVSAATVGGVMIILNKTYGFTSGQLAAPQANAMAAVIEPLMNGVGAPWLLYGIGAVLAIVLNAFKIPALAFALGMFIPLQLNIPLVVGGAVNWYVTSRSKDAALNAERGEKGTLLASGFIAGGALMGVVSAAMRFGGINLVNDAWVNNTWSEVLALGAYALLIIYFIKASMKTK, from the coding sequence ATGAAACAAGAAGAAGAGAAATTGACCGGTCTGCCGGAAAATGCGTTCCGTGAACTGAAACCGGGCGAGGTCTACAACCCGTTGATGAGCCCTGACAAGAAGTACCCGGAAGTTAACCTCTGGTCTGTATTATGGGGTATCGCTATGGCTATCCTCTTTTCGGCTGCGGCAGCCTATCTGGGATTGAAAGTAGGACAAGTGTTCGAAGCAGCCATTCCTATTGCAATTATTGCCGTGGGCGTATCAGGCGCAGCAAAACGTAAGAATGCGTTAGGAGAAAATGTCATTATCCAATCCATCGGCGCCAGTTCCGGCGTTATTGTGGCAGGTGCCATCTTTACCCTGCCCGCCTTATACATTCTACAAGAAACTTATCCGGAAGAAATCACAGTAACTTTCACCCAGGTATTCATCAGTTCTCTATTGGGAGGTGTGTTGGGCATTCTCTTCCTCATTCCGTTCCGTAAATATTTTGTAAGTGATATGCATGGCAAGTATCCTTTCCCCGAAGCAACAGCTACCACACAGGTACTGGTATCGGGCGAGAAAGGCGGAAGCCAAGCCAAACCGTTGTTGCTGGCAGGTATCATCGGAGGTTTGTATGACTTCATCGTTGCCACATTCGGCTGGTGGAACGAAAATTTCACCACACGCGTATGCGGCTTTGGTGAGATGCTGGCTGATAAAGCAAAACTGGTATTCAAAGTGAATACAGGTGCGGCCGTACTCGGTTTGGGATATATTGTAGGTCTGAAATATGCCTCTATCATCTGTGCCGGCTCACTGGCTGTATGGTGGATTATCATTCCGGGAATGTCCATGATCTGGGGTGACAGTGTGCTGAACCAGTGGAATCCGTCAATTGTGGCTACCGTAGGCAGCATGGCTCCCGAAGAAATTTTCAATTATTATGCCAAGAGCATCGGTATCGGTGGTATCGCTATGGCAGGTATCATCGGTATCATCAAGTCGTGGGGCATTATCAAGAGTGCTGTAGGACTGGCAGCAAAGGAGATGGGTGGAAAGTCCAATGTAGAAGCCAGCATGAAGCGTACTCAGCGCGATATTTCTATGAAGATTATTGCTATCGGTTCTATTATAACGCTGTTACTGGTATTCTTATTCTTCTACTTCGATGTGATGCAAGGCAGTTTGCTGCATACTGTGGTAGCTATTCTGCTGGTGGCAGGTATCGCTTTCCTGTTTACGACTGTGGCTGCCAATGCCATTGCAATCGTAGGTACGAACCCGGTTTCCGGCATGACGCTGATGACATTGATTCTGGCATCGGTAGTGATGGTATCTGTTGGCTTGAAAGGTCCTGAAGGAATGGTAGCCGCATTGGTAATGGGTGGCGTTGTGTGTACGGCACTGTCTATGGCAGGTGGTTTCATTACCGACTTGAAAATCGGTTATTGGCTGGGTAGTACACCCGCCAAACAGGAAGCCTGGAAGTTCCTCGGAACGATTGTTTCAGCTGCAACCGTAGGTGGTGTAATGATTATCCTGAATAAGACATACGGATTTACCAGCGGACAACTGGCTGCTCCGCAAGCTAATGCGATGGCGGCAGTTATCGAGCCGTTAATGAATGGCGTAGGCGCTCCCTGGTTGCTTTACGGCATTGGTGCAGTACTTGCTATCGTACTGAATGCATTCAAGATTCCCGCATTGGCATTTGCATTGGGTATGTTTATTCCGTTACAACTGAACATTCCTCTCGTTGTGGGTGGTGCTGTGAACTGGTACGTAACCAGCCGTAGCAAAGATGCCGCTCTCAATGCAGAACGTGGCGAAAAGGGTACGTTGCTGGCATCCGGTTTCATTGCCGGTGGTGCGCTTATGGGCGTAGTCAGTGCAGCAATGCGTTTCGGAGGCATCAATCTGGTGAACGATGCCTGGGTAAACAATACGTGGTCCGAAGTACTGGCATTGGGCGCTTATGCATTGCTGATAATTTACTTCATCAAGGCTTCGATGAAAACCAAATAA
- a CDS encoding precorrin-2 C(20)-methyltransferase, producing MSNPVIFVSLGPGEPELITLKGLKALQNADCIFCPETHTTNGRTLSRAADILHALDIPDTLLSRFALPMSKNREQALAAYDKVYTASAQLYKENKKICIVAEGDAGLYSSVHYIFDKLQADGIPVRHIAGIPAFIAAGACAGLHIASQEERLTVIPGIITAKEIEKYMQEKTTIVIMKLSQCTDEVHRCIHLHPEYAYHYFENVGTENEIYLNDIPLIDERTFPYFSILIIRRQENIHKE from the coding sequence ATGTCCAACCCCGTCATATTCGTATCCCTCGGCCCCGGAGAACCGGAACTTATCACCCTGAAAGGCTTGAAAGCCCTGCAAAATGCCGATTGCATCTTCTGTCCCGAAACTCACACAACAAACGGACGTACCTTATCACGTGCTGCCGATATACTGCACGCACTGGATATTCCGGATACACTTCTCTCCCGTTTCGCATTGCCCATGAGCAAGAACCGGGAACAGGCACTTGCCGCTTATGACAAAGTGTATACCGCATCTGCACAGCTTTATAAAGAGAATAAGAAAATCTGCATCGTTGCCGAAGGAGACGCCGGCCTCTACTCTTCCGTTCATTATATCTTTGATAAGCTACAAGCTGACGGTATCCCCGTGCGGCATATTGCCGGTATTCCTGCTTTCATCGCAGCGGGTGCTTGCGCAGGACTTCACATCGCCAGTCAGGAAGAACGGCTGACCGTCATTCCCGGCATCATAACCGCTAAAGAAATAGAAAAGTATATGCAGGAAAAGACTACCATCGTCATCATGAAACTCTCTCAATGCACCGACGAAGTTCACCGTTGCATCCATCTGCATCCTGAGTATGCTTACCATTATTTTGAAAACGTAGGGACTGAAAATGAAATATATTTAAATGACATCCCGCTGATTGATGAGCGTACCTTCCCCTATTTTTCAATACTTATCATTCGCCGACAAGAAAACATACATAAAGAATAA
- a CDS encoding DUF1573 domain-containing protein → MKKLALYMFMLVLSIGYVSAQGKADIKFDKTSHNFGTFSENDPVVSCVFTFTNVGDAPLVIHQAVASCGCTVPEYTQEPVLPGKTGTVKITYNGTGKYPGHFKKSITLRTNAKTEMMRLFVEGDMTPKDAK, encoded by the coding sequence ATGAAAAAACTTGCATTGTATATGTTTATGCTCGTTCTGAGCATTGGTTACGTTTCAGCACAGGGGAAAGCTGATATTAAGTTTGATAAGACCTCACATAACTTCGGTACGTTTTCTGAAAATGATCCGGTAGTAAGTTGTGTATTCACATTCACCAATGTGGGCGATGCTCCGCTGGTTATACATCAAGCCGTAGCTTCCTGTGGATGTACAGTTCCCGAATATACTCAGGAACCCGTATTGCCGGGCAAAACCGGAACCGTTAAGATTACTTACAACGGAACAGGCAAGTATCCGGGACACTTCAAAAAGTCCATCACTTTGCGCACGAATGCCAAAACAGAAATGATGCGACTCTTTGTAGAAGGAGATATGACACCGAAAGATGCAAAATAA